From the genome of Labrus bergylta chromosome 4, fLabBer1.1, whole genome shotgun sequence, one region includes:
- the LOC136179009 gene encoding tripartite motif-containing protein 16-like, translated as MAQKGVQLDREAFSCSICLDLLKDPVTVPCGHSYCMNCIKSHWDKEDEKTIYSCPQCRQTFTPRPVLVKSTMLAVLVEELKKTGLQAAPADHCYAGSEDVACDVCTGRKLKACKSCLQCLASYCEKHLQPHFEAAPLKKHKLVEPSKKLQENVCSRHNEEMKVFCRTDQQSICYLCLMDEHKGHDTVSAAAERSEKQRELEVSRQNIQQRIQDREKDVKLLQQEVEAINGSADKTVGNSEKIFTELIRLMEKRRSDVKQQVRSQQQTEVSRVRELQEKLEQEITELKRRDAELEKLSHTEDHNQFLHDYPSLSPLSESTHSSSIKIRPLRYFEDVTAAVSEVRDKLQDVLREKWTYISQTVTEVDVLLSEPEPENMTRAEFFKYSCDITLDPNTAYTQLLLSDENRKVTAMSKHQSYSSHPDRFTGWRQVLSKESLMGRCYWEVELRGDVSVAVTYKNISRTGLSDECWFGRNDKSWALDCTNNSYNFWYNKVRTPVSGPRSSRVGVYLDHRAGILSFYSISETMTLLHRVQTTFTQPLHAGLWLYYSPGDSAESCKLK; from the coding sequence atggcgcagaaaggagttcaactagaccgggaggccttctcttgttccatctgtctggatctcttgaaggatccggtgactgttccctgtggacatagttactgtatgaactgtattaaaagccactgggataaagaggatgaaaagacaatctacagctgccctcagtgtaggcagactttcacaccgaggcctgttCTGGTGAAAAGCACCATGTTGgcagttttagtggaggagctgaagaagactggactccaagctgctcctgctgatcactgctatgctggatctgaagatgtggcctgtgatgtctgcaccgggaggaaactgaaagcctgtaagtcctgtctgcagtgtctggcctcttactgtgagaaacatcttcagcctcattttgaagcagctccattaaagaaacacaagctggtggagccctccaagaagctccaggagaacgtctgctctcgtcataatgaggaaatgaaagtattttgtcgtactgatcagcagtctatctgttatctctgtttaatggacgaacacaaaggtcatgacacagtctcagctgcagcagaaaggagcgagaagcagagagagctcgaggtgagtcgacaaaacatccagcagagaatccaggacagagagaaagatgtgaagctgctccaacaggaggtggaggctatcaatggctctgctgataaaacagtggggaacagtgagaagatcttcactgagctgatccgtctcatggagaaaagacgctctgatgtgaagcagcaggtcagatcccagcagcaaactgaagtgagtcgagtcagagagcttcaggagaagctggagcaggagatcactgagctgaagaggagagacgctgaactggagaagctctcacacacagaagatcacaaccagtttctacacgactacccctcactgtcaccactcagtgaatctacacactcatccagcatcaagatccgtcctctgaggtactttgaggatgtgacagcagctgtgtcagaagtcagagataaactacaggacgtcctgagagagaaatggacatacatctcacagacagtgactgaagtggatgttttactgtcagaaccagaaccagagaacatgaccagagctgagttcttcaaatattcatgtgacatcacactggatccaaacacagcatacacacagctgttattatctgatgagaacagaaaagtaacagcaATGAGTAAACatcagtcttattctagtcacccagacagattcactggtTGGcgtcaggtcctgagtaaagagagtctgatgggacgttgttactgggaagtggagttgagaggagatgtttctgtagcagtcacatacaagaatatcagcagaacaGGGCTCTCAgatgaatgttggtttggacgtaatgacaaatcttgggcgttaGATTGTACCAACAACAGTTATAACTTTTGGTACAACAAAGTCaggactcctgtctcaggtcctcggtcctccagagtaggagtgtacctggatcacagagcaggtattctgtccttctacagcatctctgaaaccatgactctcctccacagagtccagaccacattcactcagcctctacatgctggactctgGTTATATTAttctcctggagactctgctgagtcgTGTAAGCTgaagtag
- the LOC136178939 gene encoding presequence protease, mitochondrial-like, translating into MGPNATASDNERVYAQHLQNKLYPDHTYSVVSGGEPLAIPDLTWEQLKQFHATHYHPSNARFFTYGDLPLEQHLKQIEEEALSKFERINPNTEVPPQPHWSSPREDHVTCSPDALAPDPARQNTLCVSYLLGDITDTFEGFTLSLLSSLMISGPNSPFYKALIEPNIGTDFSSVVGYDGSTKEASFSIGLQGMAEEDTERVKQIISQTINNIIESGFEEERIDALLHKIEIQMKHQSTNFGLSLASNVLNMSKRLELLAAQSKTQDASCLPALKVSDIEPTIPVTPVQISTAGTAQFFVPVQYCEQPTNGLVYFRAMCSLNTLPEDLRLYVPLFCSVVTKMGCGGLDYRQQSQQMELRTGGMSVSTQVVPDSTQLDMYEQGVLLSSSCLERNLPHMFHLWSDIFNNPHFDEVEHLRVLVMMSAQELANGISYSGHMYAMTRAGRHLTPAGDLNETLGGMEQVKFMKRVAELSDLSQVIRTLVRIKKHLLNPDNMRCAINTTPQKMSDTAAQLESFMKDVADNRKERKPVRSNIIERPLDPSDVSGLSRKLISEQNFQPCQMKTFFQLPFPVHFISESIRTVPFSHQDYASLCILARMMTAKFLHGEIREKGGAYGGGARMGGGLFSFYSYRDPNSVQTLSAFRRGVDWAKSGQFTQQDIDEAKLSVFSAVDSPVAPADKGMGRFLSGVTDEMKQSHRERLFAVTHQSLVEVAERYLGVGQRTCGVAILGPENEAIKKDPSWIVK; encoded by the exons ATGGGGCCTAATGcaacagca tctgacAACGAGCGTGTGTACGCCCAGCACCTCCAGAACAAGCTGTATCCAGACCACACGTACTCTGTGGTGTCAGGAGGAGAGCCTCTAGCCATCCCTGACCTTACCTGGGAACAGCTCAAGCAGTTCCACGCCACGCATTACCACCCCAGCAACGCCAg GTTCTTCACGTATGGAGATTTGCCTTTGGAGCAGCATCTGAAGCAGATCGAAGAGGAAGCTCTGTCCAAGTTTGAACGCATCAACCCGAACACAGAGGTCCCCCCCCAGCCACACTGGAGCAGCCCT AGAGAGGACCATGTGACCTGCAGCCCTGACGCTCTGGCTCCGGATCCGGCCCGGCAGAACACGCTGTGTGTGAGCTACCTGCTGGGAGA CATCACTGACACATTTGAAGGATTCACCCTCAGCCTGCTGTCGTCTCTCATGATCTCTGGACCCAACTCTCCCTTCTACAAAGCTCTCATCGAACCCAATATAGGAActgacttctcctctgttgtagG ATATGACGGCAGCACCAAAGAGGCGTCGTTCAGTATAGGACTGCAGGGAATGGCCGAGGAGGACACCGAGAGAGTGAAGCAAATCATCAGCCAAACCATCAACAACATCATCGA GAGCGGCTTTGAGGAGGAAAGAATCGACGCTCTCCTGCATAAGATCGAGATCCAGATGAAGCACCAGTCCACAAACTTCGGCCTGTCTCTGGCCTCG aatgttttaaacatgtctaaac gtctggagctgctggctgctcagAGCAAAACGCAGGACGCCTCCTGTTTGCCGGCGCTGAAAGTGTCTGACATTGAGCCCACGATCCCTGTTACTCCTGTTCAGATCAGCACAGCAGGTACGGCCCAGT TCTTCGTACCGGTGCAGTACTGTGAGCAGCCCACCAACGGGCTAGTTTACTTCAGAGCCATGTGCAGTCTCAACACACTGCCGGAGGACCTCAGGCTCTATGTCCCGCTCTTCTGCAGCGTTGTCACCAA gaTGGGCTGTGGAGGTCTGGACTACAGACAACAGTCCCAGCAGATGGAGCTGAGGACTGGGGGCATGTCTGTCTCCACCCAGGTCGTCCCTGACTCCACCCAGCTGGACATGTACGAGCAG ggtgtcctcctgtcctcctcctgcctggagagaaaccttcctcacatgtttcatctgtggagcgacatattcaacaa CCCCCACTTTGACGAGGTGGAGCACCTGAGagtgctggtgatgatgtcagcacaggAGTTAGCCAATGGGATCTCCTACTCGGGCCACATGTACGCCATGACACGTGCAGGCCGTCACCTGACTCCAGCAGGAGACCTCAATGAGACGCTTGGTGGGATGGAACAG GTGAAGTTTATGAAGAGGGTCGCTGAGTTGTCCGACCTCAGCCAAGTCATCCGAACGCTCGTCAGGATCAAGAAGCATCTTCTCAACCCggacaacatgag GTGTGCGATCAACACTACTCCACAGAAAATGTCGGACACGGCAGCACAGCTGGAGAGCTTCATGAAGGACGTGGCTGACAACAGAAAGGAGCGCAAACCGGTCAGAAGTAACATTATTGAG aggcCTCTCGACCCATCGGATGTCTCGGGGCTGAGCCGGAAACTCATCTCT gaGCAAAACTTCCAGCCGTGTCAGATGAAAACGTTCTTCCAGCTTCCCTTCCCTGTTCACTTTATCAGCGAGAGTATTCGTACGGTACCCTTCTCCCACCAGGACTACGCCAG tttgtgcatcttggcgaggatgatgacggctaagtttctgcatggagaaatcagggagaagggaggagcctacgggggcggggccaggatgggaggaggtcttttctctttttactcgtACAG GGATCCAAACTCGGTGCAGACCTTGTCTGCGTTTCGTCGAGGTGTGGACTGGGCGAAGTCGGGACAGTTCACCCAGCAGGACATCGATGAAGCTAAACTGTCAGTGTTCTCGGCTGTAGACTCGCCTGTGGCCCCCGCGGACAAAG gaatgggtcgcttcctcagcggagtcaccgatgagatgaagcagagtcacagagaaagactttttgctgtcactcaccaaagtctggtggaagtggctgaaag ATACCTCGGCGTCGGTCAGAGGACTTGTGGAGTTGCTATCTTGGGTCCAGAGAACGAGGCGATTAAAAAAGATCCCTCATGGATCGTAAAATAA